The genomic DNA TTAAGAAGATTAAAGCACTGGATATTTTTTCTATTAATAGGTAGAGCTGTTATAGCCATCAGGAAAGGTTATTTGCCCCAGAGTGCTAAACTATAGCCGCAAGGGAGGCATTACCATTGGCCACTGAATTGGATGGGTCTTTCTGAAGCAGTGTGAGGACTCACCATTTCCTCTCAGGCACAAAGGAGTTTTCAAGGTGAGCAAAATCTGAACTGGATCTAAACATGATTGCTTATTCATTTCTTAAGGACACTGTGGGTCCTTGTCCTTGGGAGAAAGCTGCCTAACATCTGCCAGATACATTAAATCTGACCATAGCTCTTAAGTATATAAACTAGATTTCATGTTCCTAACACCCTTCTATGCCTGTAGTAATGAtttgttattgttgatgttgttggtTATGATAACACTGGAGTTTAGCCAAAGCCCGGCCTAACCTGAAATGCCTTATTTATCTAGCTCTTCAGGGAGTGTTGGCTCCAATGTTGCTGGGgtagcaaatctcctctggccttcagtttgaactttaaaggagctgtccaaggttctgGTCCTAAAACAGATCCAACATTTGGAGTGTGGGTCTGAATTTTAAAGCAACCATACAAAACGGTGAACTTATTTCAGGTTCAGttccttggatagttcctttgcAGTTCAGACTGAAAGCCAGAGCAGATTTACCATCCCTGAAGTCAGAGCCAACAGAAGCCACTGACTTCAGAGGAAACCTTGTTGTAAACTGGGTATTGTTTGTCagtggtgtgcatgtgtgaagtACTGCCTAGTGCACCCCTATCCCATTGATTCCCCAAATTTTCTAATACAAATGTATTTTTCTAATCTCTAAGGTAAGAGGTTGAATATGTGCTTTAGTCCAttgttaaattaaaaataataattctataaCCGAGTagtaaaattactttaaaaatctgATGGTGTTAATGTCTTATTCCTCAGTGCTCAAAACTGGTACGTGGTGTTGGTCTCTCCTAAGAATGGTCCTTTTGGCCTCATGGCTTACCTGTAGCCATGGCTGCCCTCTTTATCAACAAGATGCTGATTGTGAACAATAAGGATAGCGATGAGTTGGAACTGGAACGTGAACTCAACCGTGCGCTGGAGAACAAAGTCATGCTCCTGTATTTTGGCTCCAGCGAGTGTCCTGAATGCAAGGAGTTTTCACCCATCCTGAAGGAATTTTTTGTGAGGCTCACAGATGAATTTTATGTGGAGAGGGCCTCCCAGCTGGTCCTGGTCTATGTGTCACTGGACGAGACTGAGGAGAAGCAAGAAAAGTTTCTGAAAACGATGCCCAAGAGGTGGTTGTTTTTACCCTTTCATGATGAGTTCAAGAGGTAAGAATTCTGCAGTTTAACCAGAGCAATGCTCTGGTTCTGAATAAGGGGTCATTTGCCCATATGCTTAATTTGCATGGTTTACTGACAACTTTTCAACCTGTCATTGTAGCTATAACTTTAACAACAACTGTATGTGTGGCTATGAGCAGCTGCTATTTCTTTACATGGCTGGAGAAAATGTCACATGAATGAAAAGATGCTGTCAAAAGCAAACGTACCTTAAAACTGGGAGAGATCTTAAGAGTTATCAAGTCTACACTCCCTGTTCAATGCAGGATACAAGTACAGCATGTAtgtccagcctttgtttaaacacctccaacaAAGGAGCATCCATGAGAGCAGGCCAAGCCATTTCCCCTCAGGCCTCAATTCCTAGAAAGAAGCTGCCAACACAGCAGAAGAAAGGTTAGCTCAGTGCGGCTGGGATACTTAAAGAACTGTGCTCAGAAATAGGAGACAGAACTAATTCTGAAGTGACTTGCTCCTGTGGTGGAGTAGGTAGCAAAATCATGGAGTCATGATGATCAATCGTGGTTTTTATTACCTTTATGTGATTGATTACCCCTCCCTCCATTTATTAGGTTATATGTTCagtatgtagtgagatcttgtagcacctttgagactaactgaaataaagaagttggtatGTTGTTTCTTTTGTAATAAAATCACTGGGCTGAAGCATACAACACTAtattgttgttctctgccttcacgttctttctcacttatggtgaccctatcatgggattttctgagtaAGCTTTGTTTGGAAGAGATTTACCATTATCtgcccctgaggttgagagaatgtgacttgccaaagctcacccagtggatttccatgggtgagcatggatttgaacccaggttcctgagtcctaatccaacattcagatgactacaccacactggctctcatccctGTATTTCAGTGTTTCCTGAACTccgatcctccagatattttagacttcagctcccagaattcctgacagtcaagctggctagggcttctgtgGGTTCAAGTTCAAAACTCCAGAAggatcaaagtttgagaaccacttctGTATTACATTGTGGCATATGTgccattttaactttttaaaatataattttcacaCTTACAGTTTATAAGCATGCAGATGATTGTTTATAACAAATAAATAGGCCGTCTCTGTCAATTGCACATTTGTCACCCACAGCTGATGAAATAAAAGAGAGCACCTTATCAGTTTCAAAACTCATTGTAGATTAGCATTCAAGAACAAATGGAACAAGTCGTAGTAGATGAGAGGCAGACAGTGTGTTCAAAGATGACAGTCGTGTATCCACTCATCCAGGACTGGGTGCCATTGAACCCTATGCAAAATACTCCCAAAtaccttttgtttgttgttgctatttggtCTCTGGCCTtgtggctgggagattctgtgagttttatttttaaaaagtaacatttgtaATTTCTGCTATGGAAATGTACATAGGATTACTATGTGACATGTTGAAAATGATTGAATACAATCATTGTTGTCTATAGTATAAACAGTGGTACCTTGGTATCCGCTagcatttggttccagaaccccccatggataccaaaatccgtggatgctcaagtcccattatatacaatgccatagtaaagtGGTGCCCCTTTTATAAAacgcaaaatcaagatttgctttttggatttttaaaaaacattttcaagccatggatacttgaatccatggatgcaaaatcagTAGATAAGGAGAGCCAATTGTAcatgcttatttatttctttgcttctgttattatttttgatGGAGTGAGCACTCTTCAAAACAATGCATTATGCTCAGCATGGGGCTGCTACTGACAAGAACATCTTTCTACTCAGTTCCCTCCAGGTCACAGGGCTGACCTGATGTGCCTTTTCCTGCCCCATTTCATTGGCTGCTGCTTCTGGAGGCAGGAAATGCATAATATGATGATATCACAACACTAAGTAAGCTAACCTACTCgctgaaagtgggaggagaagaggcagATCCAGACATAGAGGTACCAGAGTAGGCTGCATCTTCATGTTTAGTACAATGTTCAGTTACACCCAGATATAGTAGTTGGACAGAGGAAATGAGCAATCATCAGGCAGCAATGAAATTTGCCTCAGAAAGCTTTCCAGAAAAAGGCTCCAATTCTTCCAAGGAAAATTAATCTTCTAGTCAAAATCTCTGCAAGCTGGGTCCTTCCAGGTCTATCACCCTGCCCAATTCACAAAATTTAAGGGAAGTATCAGACATGGAAGTTTGCTGTTGGTATATTTCTGGTGATTTCCTGGTGCTCCTTCCTCTTGTTTCTAACCAGAGAAATGTATTTATGGAAAGATAAGACAGCGGCAGTGAGTTTTAAGTGGTAGTTCTGAGATCCACTCATCTGGAAGCACTGTTTTCTATATCACGTGAACCCAGGTGGAGTAGTAAATTGAGTGTAGGGAGATCCAAGGTCTGCTCTctgctcagccctgaaacccactgggtgactttgcgtCAGTATCTTTCCCTTTGCCTCACATGGTTGTTGCAAGGATAATACAACAGGTTAGATGAGGAAAGCCATGATGTATATCACATTGAGCCCATAGCAGAAAAGCTGGGGTATAAATGTAACTAACAAATAAACAACTTTTTCTAGGGAGCTGGAATTGAGATTTTCTGTGAAGACCCCTCCAGTAGTGGTAGTGCTGAAGCCAAATGGAGACATCATCACTGCAAATGCTGTAGAGGAGATCAGGCAGGCTGGCCCAGCTTGCTTCAAGAACTGGCAGGAGGCAGCCGATCTGGTGGAGAGGAACTTCCAGTTGCCAGAGGACTTTGACCCTGTGACTTTGAGGAGCATCACTGATCCCATCCGCCGATTCAAGTACAAAGTGGCAaaggacaaaaagagaaagatagGCAAAGATGAGTCTGAGGCTGATGGGTTCTCCTGATGGTATATTTCTTCCCTATGGAACTCTCTCCATAGCTAAGCTAGACCATTCCCAATACACAAGCTGTGATCAGAAATATGTGTTATGACATACCATAGCTGCACAGCAATTGTCATTAAGTGGAGATACCAGTCTTCAAAAAGTCTAATCATGTGTCTAGCTCTCATGTCTATGAAAACACTCTTGCAAGTGTGTCAGTGATGTTTAACTGATATTTAGTAtaccaagggatcttgtagcacctttgagacaaactgaaaaagaagaagctggtagcatgagctttcatagacttgagcctacttcctcagatgcatggagcagAGTGGGGAGTccagggacagacttatataAGTAGGCTGTGTCtgagaatgtcaattgaaattAAAATTTTTGTGAGTAtagagatgaggtgacaagttccattttaacaatggtcattggaagacaaaggcaggaggaaggatgttgcctaaagccaaggagagcagataaccatatgaatgagtatagGAAAATAGTGTGGAAACGAAAGAGGAAATGTGACGAATGGGTCAAGggagccctcatgaggctgggaaGTTAgatagtgttataatgtgtgaaGTGTGCCAGGAAAACAGGCCTGTGGATACATTCCAATACCgccatttttctttccaatcttcctttgcagttcttttgttcaaggaccactgttctttcagttggtctcaaaggagctacaagagcCCTtggcatattgattttccagattaatatAGCTATGGAACTGATTTCGTAAAGCTTCAGAAACTGGGAGGTGCATGAGTGTAAATAGGGGTGTtcagtgagggttttttttttttactgtacactgtTAGTACTGAGTATGCCACCTTGCCCCTCCCCTGTGAACTGCAGAAACcaagcaaaatgaataaaaatacacaaatgtaCTTTTTGGCACACTTTATACAGGTCAGGTATGCATGCTGCCCTTGATACCTCTCCATACTGCAtcgtatctttttagattgtaagcctgagggcagggaaccgtctaattaaaagattgtatgtacagcgctgtgtaaatttacagcactttataaataaaggttaataataataataataataataataataataataaagacaagCTCAACTACAATTTGAACCAGATTAGCAGACACTAGGTACAGGAGCTCTTCTATTTTATTCCTcacaaaaatatgcattttaaatgcattctCTCTTTGAATACTCTAAAACAGTACAGCTGAAAGTGGTGGACCATGACCCAGCGCCCGTCtgcaagccatcagctgccagtctgtGGCGAGATGCCAGGAAACTTTGCAAATACAATAATACTATGACATAAATATGGTATTTATTCctggcacatggggggggggggggagggagagaaattgCTGGGCtgctctttctttcagatagcttgagaagcattgctctaaaacatattttattctaatataatatttatgcagtatgttgtttgctttcaagttgtttctgacttatggtgaccctaaggcgaccctatcatggggttttcttggcaagtttcttcttcattgccattctctgaagctgagagactgtgacttacccaaagtcacccagtaggtttccatggcccagtggagatttgaatcctggtctcggGGGTCATTGTCCAGTGCGCGGTCCACTACACCACTGCGCTGGCTCTCTGATGTAACATTATCCTCATCATTTATACCCACATgatcacatgtacacacacacacacacaaaaaaaaaacacccgaATGGCTCAGTATTATATTTAGAATCACCAACTTCTGAACCTGAAATAGTAGTCTGATCTGTGTAGCTATTAGCAGGGGAGCAATAttaggagggaaaaggagggtgcATATCCAACAATTT from Sceloporus undulatus isolate JIND9_A2432 ecotype Alabama chromosome 2, SceUnd_v1.1, whole genome shotgun sequence includes the following:
- the NXNL1 gene encoding nucleoredoxin-like protein 1; this encodes MAALFINKMLIVNNKDSDELELERELNRALENKVMLLYFGSSECPECKEFSPILKEFFVRLTDEFYVERASQLVLVYVSLDETEEKQEKFLKTMPKRWLFLPFHDEFKRELELRFSVKTPPVVVVLKPNGDIITANAVEEIRQAGPACFKNWQEAADLVERNFQLPEDFDPVTLRSITDPIRRFKYKVAKDKKRKIGKDESEADGFS